AATGTTTATGAATATTTGAGAGGAATGGTGAACTGTCATCGGATGCATTTGTTTGATGTCGTTAATCAATATCGCGCAATCTTTGTGGATGATACGTCTGGTAATGAAGAAAAGTATGATGGTGGTCTTCTTTTCAGTTGGGCTATGCACCAAATATCTTCTCATCTCAACACTCTGAAGACCATGTTGCCAATGATTACTGAGGGTGCATTGCTTTCTAGTATCCTTGACCTCTGCATGGTAAGACACCTCattcttatttccttttcttatcttttttccttttgactgTAAGCACACTTACATGTAATCTGCCTTTTAGTTTCGCTTAATTTTTCAACGTTTCTGGGCCATTTGCTGGGTCACTGACTGCCAGCCTACAGCATTTACTGGGTGAGCCCAGTGATCTTAGTAGTCAAAAGCACTAGGAAGTGGCCCTCTAGAAAGACCTAGGTGGTGCCTAGGATGGTATatgataggaaaaaaaaaagatgaggaggaagaagaaggaggaggataATAAGAAGACAAAccaggaaaatggaaaaaagcagGAGAAAAGGTAAAGgtagaagagaagaagaataaaatggtttttttttccccttttttgacCATAGGTTTCGAGGTGGTGAGCCTAGTCCAGAAGGTGGGTGCCTAGGCACGCTTTTGACTACTAAGCCAGTGACTAACCTAAAATGCATGACCACAGGCGCTTCATGTGGATGATGAATTTTATACAGTTCTTTCTATGAATTTGtttatcatgttcttttttgagttttttgttgTGTATATATCTTATGAATTGTTATTATGTTTATGTTGTATTCTTGTATTATGTTAGAACTTTGctagattttcttcttttccttggaTGATTGAGGCATTCTGCATCATAAGGGCTATATTGGAAGATATTTTCCTGAACCTAGCCACATCTGTAAATTTTTGCTATAGGAAGTTATTGGTTActgatgtatattttttttccaatttttcatgGCAGTATTCTGGCATGAGTTTGGGATTTGTTGGATTGGATTTCCGAGGATTACTTCCACCACTTTTTGAAGAGTAAACACACAACCTTCCAACTATACGTGTATATGTTCACATTTATGTTGCCTCTAGTCATTTGTCTTATTGTATCATTATCCAGTGCAGCGCAGAAACTCTTCTCTAAGAATATCACCACAgcagttgaaaattttcaggtACTTTTGATAACCGAGGGAAAATTCATCTGTAGgatatttaatttgaaaaagaaaaggctgtTATGTATTTGTATAGATGCCTTTATCGGTAAggttccaaatttttttaagatagACTTGCACAAGACCAAAGTGGGAATTAGGTTGCATATCCTCTGTCTGCCGTTTATGGTTGAACTTGTCCATATGCTAGAGAGTTAATTTGCTTATGACTTTCAGCTTGTCTTGGATTCACACCGCTGGGTGCCAATACCACCATTGGGTGTTACAACTGGAAAAGGGACTGATGACATGCAGGATGATGTTACGCCTCCATCATCATTGATGGAACATCCTCCTCTTGCTGTTTTTGTTAATGGTGAGCTTATTAAATTCAACTCCTGTTCTTCACCACCCTGTAAATTCTGTGGATTCCAATATAATTGCTTAGTGTTGGTTGCTATGCTTTTCTTGACAGCAAAGTGACTTGCTATATAAGTTATGCAATATATAGGTAATATGTGCTGATTTCATATAACCAAAATTTGAGTAGTATGCTAGATGGGAACTTCATTCTTCTGTCTGGGATTACCATTCCTCTGGCTACCATTGAAAAGCAGACCCATCTTGGTCTGCATCTCCTCCCTTAATATGAGTGTATTTTGAAATTTACTTTGAATGGAGCCAGAATGTAGTGAAAAGGGCCCCAGGATATTTCAAGGAAGTTCAACTTTTCTTTGGCTGAAAATATATGGGAATTTTCATTACCCAAAGTACAAAAATGATAGagaataaaatgacaaaataaagaTTGAGAAGATGAACAAAATGAAAGTGGTCCATATTTTGATATCATGAAAATGAGATATACTAAAGCTTATAGAGATCTTGTTAACTTATATATACGTGTGTTAGACCCTTATGAATAACTATGCGGCATTTAGGGGCAACTGGACCAGCTGTCACTCatgcatatgcacacacacacatacgtacacacacatatatatatatatatactcgcaaagaaagaaaaaaaaacatggatgcTGGTGATGGACACTTTCTTCTATTGGTCTGGCCACCACATGTAGCAGCTATTACTCCATTAtagttttttatcattttcatgacattataaaaattgaattttcgGATGTGCGAATCAATTGCTAATGACTTATGAAGATGAGGTTGTTTTAAAGATTATCCAGATTATCATTCTAGACAAAGCTTCTCTCACGGAAATAGCATAGATAAATTTGTTTCAGCTGTACTGTTCTTAGTCATTTCAGGTCTGATATCATATCAGCCATCCATGTTAGTTTGTTTCCAGTGTGTGGTTTCTAATCGTTTCAGCCTAACCTGATTGAAATGTGGACTACATAATCTTATCATTGTTTCTTCTTAGGCTTTCTCTTACCAGCAAATCTCTTGTGTGTTGCTCGTTCCTTAACATTCTTTGCACAGGTATGTCGATGGCACTGAATGAACTGCGACCATGTGCTCCTGTCAGTCTAAAGCATGCTCTTGCGCAAGAACTGCAAAATGGTCTGCAGGCTGTTGCTGATTCTCTGATGAGATATAATGCAACTCGAATGCTTCGGGATAATGAGTCGGTACTTTTCCATTCACTTTGCCGTGCATTCCTTGAGGTAAAGGATCCTGAAGACTTactgtttttattttatagatgtattttctgaaattttaactAATTTTGCTAAGCTGTACAGGTTGCTTGCCCCTACTGTATTACATGCTTTGGACGATGTTATGTTGGTGGTGCTGGTCTGATTGAACTGAAGAATTCGTTTGATGGAGTTCGTCGGCTCCTTGTGTCATCTTTGCCTGTTGTAAAAGGAAGTCAAAAAGCTCCTGATGGTCTTGCTCAAATTGATCGGAGGAATAGTATTGCAGAGAATGGAGAACCATCGGTTCAGGATAATGGTGAGACGCAAGATACTGAGAA
This window of the Nymphaea colorata isolate Beijing-Zhang1983 chromosome 2, ASM883128v2, whole genome shotgun sequence genome carries:
- the LOC116248526 gene encoding conserved oligomeric Golgi complex subunit 8 translates to MPSLDSQSDGGTPTVAYDGALLPLAAAAQQPYVSELLSFTLDRLHKEPELLRVDAERIRRQMQEVAVNNYRAFISAADALKSVHEEVFLVDKHLELLIEEIPKLTAGCTEFIDSAQQILEKRKLNRTLLANHSTLLDLLEIPQLMDTCIRNGNYDEALDLEAFVCRLAKAHSESPVIQSLAAEVKHTTQSLLAQLLQRLRSNIQLPECLRVISYLKRIGVFTESEMRLQFLRCRESWLASIIDDLDQRNVYEYLRGMVNCHRMHLFDVVNQYRAIFVDDTSGNEEKYDGGLLFSWAMHQISSHLNTLKTMLPMITEGALLSSILDLCMYSGMSLGFVGLDFRGLLPPLFEDAAQKLFSKNITTAVENFQLVLDSHRWVPIPPLGVTTGKGTDDMQDDVTPPSSLMEHPPLAVFVNGMSMALNELRPCAPVSLKHALAQELQNGLQAVADSLMRYNATRMLRDNESVLFHSLCRAFLEVACPYCITCFGRCYVGGAGLIELKNSFDGVRRLLVSSLPVVKGSQKAPDGLAQIDRRNSIAENGEPSVQDNGETQDTEKREAESADEVKASVEKDI